Sequence from the Pedobacter sp. D749 genome:
CCGAAAATGATGCTGAGCTTACCGTCCAATCGAGGAGGTTTTTTAATGAGCCTGGTAAGCCCATTGCGTATTCTGGTGTAGAGATAATGATTCCATCTGCCTGTTTGATGGTTGAGCGAAGTGCCTCTACAGCCTGTGGTGGATTTTCTTGGTCTAAATCAGGATTGAAATGTGGAATAGACGCGATGGATGAAAAATTTATTACCTCAAACTCTTTATTTAAAAGTCTTGAGATCGCAGTGATGTAAAATGCATTGGTTGATGCTGCTTTAGTGCTTCCGGAGATTGCAAATATTTTTTTCATTGTTAAAAGTAGCAAAGCACATATTGAAAATCAAGGTAGTGTGGTAATCGCGAAGTCATTTCAAAACAGGCTATCGAAACGCAGCAGGTTTCGATAGCTTATTCTGAATAATTAAAAACTAAAAATTTTGGTCATCCGCACTTGGGCCGTAACTGCCTGGGATAGGAATATCAAGTAATCTTAAATAAACACCCAGCTGTGCCCTGTGGTGAGTGGTTTGGCTAAGTGAATGGCGGATGGTTTCATATTTCGAATAATCTGCTAAAATCTGTTTGCCCATACTCAATACCCAGCGGCCATTTAAATCTTGTTCCGTTGCTTTTTCTAATTCTGCTTTTCCCAGCGCATAATTTTTCTCCAGGATTTTAACCAGATCATCCGCATTTTCTACAGGTTGTTCTACATAAGGTGCTATTTCAAAATCCAGTCCCTCAGTAGTTAAAGCCATTGAAACCCAGCTCGGCAAATCAGCAATATGAACGGCAAGCGATTTCATTTTCATACTTTTTTCGTGCGGTGCCCAGTCAAATTTTTCTACCGGTACAATAGCCAGGAATTTTTTTGTCGTATTAAATTCATCTGCTAATTCTTTCAATAATAATTTAATAATGTCCATATTTTTCAGGTTTGTTTTTTCTATTGTGTGTAATTCCATAAGTAATAGGTTAGCGATGCTCATGATTTTTGGTGTTTGTTTACACAAAGAAAATATGGGCTGCTGACAACCCTATGGCAGTGTGAAAAAAATAATTTTATATGAGGTCATCATTTCGAGCGGAGTCGAGAAATCTATTGAGCATAGATCTTTCCATTTTGGAATTGCAATAGTCGCTGCGCTTCAGTCGAGATGACGAGGATTTTAATTGAATTGAAACGGGGGCTTAATAATTTACAGGAAGCAGATGCATGTAATCGCTCAGCGGCATGTGCTGCATTTTTTTGAAAGGAATGCCCATGTTTTTAAGGCAGATTATCCGGGTAAGATTAAAATCACGATATTCATTCCGGTAATGGCACCAGGCAATTAAATGCCAGCTAAAAGCATAGAAAATTAATCCGATTGGTTCTACCTCTCTTTTGCTCAACTCTTCTTTATTGTTTTTATAATCAAGCTCGATCAAGTGTTTTTCTGCAATAGCGTGTTGAATAAGCGACAGGTACTCGAAGTTAAAATTCAGCCTTTTCGGAATCTGCAATTTAATATGCTGATTTAAGGTTTCGAGTTTTTCTTTCTGACCCGTTTTTAATACTGCCTTTACTTTGGTCAAAGCTGAAGAATAATGCATGCGAATAGAATTGTCAGCAAATCCATTCACTAAACTTTCAACCAGCAGCAGGGCATTGGCTTCGTCCATATTAAAAGAAACAGGTGGCAGAAAATAGCCTTGCACCAGGTAATAACCCTTATGCTGCTCAAAACTTACCGGTATCCCTTGTTCGCCCAATGCTTTAATATCACGATAAACTGTACGTATGCTCATGTTAAATCTTTCTGCAATTTTTTCTGCGGTAATGTATTTTCTAGATTGAAAGCAGGGTTAAAATTCCGAAAAGTCGGTCAATACGATTCATAGTTTGTTTTTTGAGGTGATTAAAATTAAAGTTTTTTAATCAATTTTTCTTGTGGTACGTTATTTGTAAAAGATAAATAGATACCAATTCTAAACGATAAACCGTTATTATAATGGTTTAAGGTAATAATCTGAATTAAATGGCGGCTGTTATTCAAAAGCGTTTCTTCCGGGCAATAAAAAGTAAAGTAATTATAGGTTTTCTGTTCGCCTGTTTTGCGCTGTTATTGGCATGGGGTATC
This genomic interval carries:
- a CDS encoding NADPH-dependent FMN reductase; the protein is MKKIFAISGSTKAASTNAFYITAISRLLNKEFEVINFSSIASIPHFNPDLDQENPPQAVEALRSTIKQADGIIISTPEYAMGLPGSLKNLLDWTVSSASFSGKPVLALVASTQGEKAYQSIIDILTVIEARVSPQLISFAKAKINDEGSIIDKETLTALKSTIDSFVASMKNG
- a CDS encoding YafY family protein, with protein sequence MSIRTVYRDIKALGEQGIPVSFEQHKGYYLVQGYFLPPVSFNMDEANALLLVESLVNGFADNSIRMHYSSALTKVKAVLKTGQKEKLETLNQHIKLQIPKRLNFNFEYLSLIQHAIAEKHLIELDYKNNKEELSKREVEPIGLIFYAFSWHLIAWCHYRNEYRDFNLTRIICLKNMGIPFKKMQHMPLSDYMHLLPVNY
- a CDS encoding DinB family protein is translated as MELHTIEKTNLKNMDIIKLLLKELADEFNTTKKFLAIVPVEKFDWAPHEKSMKMKSLAVHIADLPSWVSMALTTEGLDFEIAPYVEQPVENADDLVKILEKNYALGKAELEKATEQDLNGRWVLSMGKQILADYSKYETIRHSLSQTTHHRAQLGVYLRLLDIPIPGSYGPSADDQNF